The following are encoded together in the Kribbella voronezhensis genome:
- a CDS encoding carbohydrate ABC transporter permease — MVFALPVLLVFLLFSWGPIVKGLVMSLQQTNLVDPVKWVGLENFRYVLADPAVGQATVNTVWFTLLALLFGFPLPVLLAMFLSELRGRSWAYTTLAYLPVITPPVVAILLWRFFYDPSPNGMFNGILGVFGLGPFPWLDSPHSAMPSIVLEATWAGAGNAVIIYLAALTSVRTDLYEAAELDGAGIVRRVWHVMLPHLRGVLLLMLLLQVIGTMQLFTEPLLFTGGGPQNSTLTILLLIYNYAFVNGDYGAATALSVLLAVALAVLSAGFQLATRRWSTE; from the coding sequence GTGGTGTTCGCCCTGCCGGTGCTCCTGGTCTTCCTGCTCTTCTCCTGGGGACCGATCGTCAAGGGTCTGGTGATGAGCCTGCAGCAGACCAACCTGGTCGATCCGGTGAAATGGGTGGGGCTGGAGAACTTCCGGTACGTCCTGGCCGATCCCGCGGTCGGACAGGCCACCGTGAACACGGTGTGGTTCACCTTGCTGGCCTTGCTGTTCGGGTTCCCGCTGCCGGTCCTGCTGGCGATGTTCCTGTCCGAGCTGCGCGGACGGTCATGGGCCTACACGACGCTGGCCTACCTGCCGGTGATCACTCCGCCGGTGGTCGCCATCCTGCTGTGGCGGTTCTTCTACGACCCGTCGCCGAACGGGATGTTCAACGGCATCCTCGGCGTGTTCGGCCTCGGGCCGTTTCCCTGGCTGGACAGTCCGCATTCGGCGATGCCGTCGATCGTGCTCGAGGCAACCTGGGCCGGCGCCGGCAATGCGGTGATCATCTACCTGGCCGCGCTGACCTCGGTCCGGACCGATCTCTACGAGGCGGCCGAGCTCGACGGTGCGGGCATCGTGCGACGCGTCTGGCACGTGATGTTGCCGCATCTGCGCGGCGTACTGCTGCTGATGCTGCTGTTGCAGGTGATCGGGACCATGCAGCTGTTCACCGAGCCACTGCTGTTCACCGGTGGCGGACCGCAGAACTCGACCTTGACGATCCTGCTGCTCATCTACAACTACGCCTTCGTCAACGGTGACTACGGCGCGGCCACCGCGTTGAGCGTGCTGCTGGCTGTGGCGCTCGCCGTCCTTTCGGCCGGCTTCCAGCTCGCCACGCGTCGCTGGAGTACCGAATGA
- a CDS encoding extracellular solute-binding protein, which yields MTTTAIRSTAALSASLTLLAGLVACSSAPSTAGDSGSGGQVTITVGDRPSSADPTNRAQFDKKVADFQQANPDIKLNPVETIWDATTFQAQAAGGQLPDVLSVPFTEPQGMIARKQVADLTKALKDDGLLAELNPNVLKIGQDQAGNVYAIPTAAYSIGLIYNRELFTKAGLDPDKPPATWDEVRADAKQIAAKTGQAGYGQMTTTNTGGWMFTTQTYAFGGTVENAEGTKATFDDAPSRAALQALHDMKWVDKSMGQAVLYDYDGIQKAFAAGKIGMYMGAPDMYRSVVVTNGLKPASFGVGPLPQQGGDHGTLTGGSVQIVSKTTTDAEKAAAIKWIKFANLNKYVTQDAAVTSAKNGVAAKQPVGVPGLPVIAADKYATYQSWIKPYVNVPLDNFAPYTKVAAEQKIIPEPPVKAQEVYAALDPVVQTVLGNAKADIPALLTKAAATVNAKLGR from the coding sequence ATGACCACAACCGCAATCCGTTCCACCGCAGCGCTCTCCGCCTCCCTCACGCTGCTGGCAGGGCTGGTGGCCTGCTCCAGCGCACCGTCCACGGCCGGTGATTCCGGCTCCGGCGGCCAGGTGACGATCACTGTCGGTGACCGACCCAGCAGCGCCGATCCGACCAACCGGGCGCAGTTCGACAAGAAGGTGGCCGACTTCCAGCAGGCCAACCCCGACATCAAGCTGAACCCGGTCGAGACCATCTGGGACGCCACCACGTTCCAGGCCCAGGCTGCCGGCGGACAGTTGCCCGACGTACTGAGCGTGCCGTTCACCGAGCCGCAGGGCATGATCGCCCGCAAGCAGGTCGCCGACCTGACCAAGGCGCTGAAGGACGACGGGCTGCTGGCCGAGCTCAACCCGAACGTGCTGAAGATCGGCCAGGACCAGGCCGGCAACGTGTACGCGATCCCGACCGCGGCGTACTCGATCGGGCTGATCTACAACCGCGAGCTGTTCACCAAGGCCGGCCTCGATCCGGACAAGCCGCCGGCGACCTGGGACGAGGTCCGCGCGGACGCCAAGCAGATCGCGGCGAAGACTGGTCAGGCCGGCTACGGGCAGATGACCACCACCAACACCGGTGGCTGGATGTTCACCACGCAGACCTACGCGTTCGGCGGCACGGTCGAGAACGCCGAGGGCACCAAGGCGACCTTCGACGACGCGCCGTCGCGGGCGGCGTTGCAGGCGCTGCACGACATGAAGTGGGTCGACAAGTCGATGGGCCAGGCCGTGCTCTACGACTACGACGGGATCCAGAAGGCGTTCGCGGCCGGCAAGATCGGCATGTACATGGGCGCGCCGGACATGTACCGCTCGGTGGTCGTCACCAACGGGCTGAAGCCGGCGTCGTTCGGGGTAGGCCCGCTCCCGCAGCAGGGTGGGGACCACGGCACGCTCACCGGTGGCAGTGTCCAGATCGTCAGCAAGACCACGACGGACGCCGAGAAGGCCGCCGCGATCAAGTGGATCAAGTTCGCCAACCTCAACAAGTACGTGACGCAGGACGCCGCCGTGACCAGCGCCAAGAACGGCGTGGCCGCGAAGCAGCCGGTCGGCGTCCCGGGTCTGCCGGTGATCGCGGCCGACAAGTACGCGACGTACCAGTCCTGGATCAAGCCGTATGTGAACGTGCCGCTGGACAACTTCGCGCCCTACACCAAGGTGGCGGCCGAGCAGAAGATCATCCCCGAGCCGCCGGTGAAGGCGCAGGAGGTGTACGCCGCGCTCGACCCGGTCGTGCAGACCGTGCTGGGCAACGCGAAGGCCGACATCCCGGCGCTGCTGACCAAGGCCGCCGCCACGGTGAACGCCAAGCTCGGGCGCTGA
- a CDS encoding glycoside hydrolase 5 family protein — MNNPDSPAFGVNYVPREQWWNAWLDFDEASIADDLAAIAALGCDHVRIQCLWPVFQPFPTSVSATAMARLSTVLDRAHAAGLDVWVTVLNGFLSGWVFRPAWMHDRNVFTDPLAISAATTLLGAVAEVVAGHPAGAGVDLGNEPNMLAGFEREPVTGSDLDAWARSMIAAVRSAAPGLPVVLGADHQPWMTAKTGFGRPLLANELDVTTVHAWPYFSGFLGRFGEDHDVSWAIGAYLARIAAAYQSQPRPIWVQEIGVAPEWVANVAVEDAAEQLIRGALSAPGVAGLSWWASHDIRPDHTGFNSIEYDLGLLDVHNRVKPVGQRFAETIADLRRTRPAAPEVTEVVLSRDAIADLHFADRWARGWVAGAPPRVILASGD, encoded by the coding sequence GTGAACAACCCGGACTCGCCGGCTTTCGGCGTGAACTACGTTCCCCGCGAGCAGTGGTGGAACGCCTGGCTGGACTTCGACGAGGCGTCGATCGCGGACGATCTGGCCGCGATCGCGGCACTCGGCTGCGACCATGTCCGGATCCAGTGCCTGTGGCCGGTCTTCCAGCCCTTTCCGACCTCGGTCTCCGCGACAGCGATGGCTCGCCTGTCCACCGTGCTGGACCGGGCTCACGCCGCCGGACTCGACGTCTGGGTCACCGTGCTGAACGGATTCCTCAGCGGCTGGGTCTTCCGACCCGCCTGGATGCACGACCGCAACGTCTTCACCGACCCGCTGGCGATCTCCGCGGCCACGACGCTGCTCGGCGCCGTCGCCGAGGTCGTCGCCGGACATCCCGCGGGCGCGGGCGTGGACCTCGGGAACGAACCCAACATGCTGGCCGGTTTCGAGCGGGAGCCGGTCACCGGATCAGACCTCGACGCCTGGGCGCGGTCCATGATCGCGGCGGTCCGGTCGGCGGCGCCGGGCCTGCCGGTCGTCCTCGGTGCGGATCACCAACCCTGGATGACCGCGAAGACCGGCTTCGGCCGCCCGCTGCTCGCGAACGAACTCGATGTGACGACCGTCCACGCCTGGCCGTACTTCAGTGGCTTCCTCGGCCGCTTCGGTGAGGACCACGACGTCTCCTGGGCGATCGGCGCGTACCTCGCGCGGATCGCTGCCGCCTATCAGTCGCAGCCACGGCCGATCTGGGTGCAAGAGATCGGCGTCGCCCCTGAATGGGTCGCCAACGTCGCTGTCGAGGATGCGGCCGAGCAGCTGATCCGCGGGGCGCTGTCGGCGCCCGGCGTGGCCGGGTTGTCCTGGTGGGCGTCGCACGACATCCGTCCCGACCACACCGGCTTCAACTCGATCGAGTACGACCTGGGCCTGCTCGACGTCCACAATCGCGTCAAGCCGGTCGGTCAGCGCTTCGCCGAGACGATCGCTGACCTCCGGCGTACCCGGCCGGCTGCACCGGAGGTCACCGAGGTCGTCCTGTCCCGGGACGCCATCGCGGACCTCCACTTCGCCGACCGGTGGGCACGCGGCTGGGTCGCCGGCGCCCCGCCGCGCGTCATTCTGGCAAGCGGGGACTGA
- a CDS encoding carbohydrate ABC transporter permease: protein MSAERGLLSQTDRLRRRVRVPFVIGQVVVFAGLLVAGLGPFLWLLKAAISPTQDSIRKPLAVFPSGEVQWQNLATAWQQGHVGYYLGNTAIIAAGTALGSLIVCTTAGYVLSVLRPRWGSVLSAAILVTLFVPHIVSLVPLYLTVLKLPVVHTNLTNTFWAVWLPPAASAFNVLIVKRFFDSIPREYFEAARIDGAGSLRVFTALVLPLSRPILGVVLLLSIISSWKDYLWPLLVLTNPDLQPISVALPKIAKVTELNIQLAGLFLALLIPVALFLVFQRAFLRGVGLSGGIKA, encoded by the coding sequence ATGAGCGCCGAGCGCGGACTGCTCTCGCAGACCGACCGCCTGCGGCGGCGGGTCCGGGTGCCGTTCGTCATCGGGCAGGTGGTGGTGTTCGCCGGCCTGCTGGTCGCCGGCCTCGGCCCGTTCCTCTGGTTGCTCAAGGCAGCGATCTCGCCGACCCAGGACAGCATCCGCAAGCCACTCGCGGTGTTCCCGTCCGGTGAGGTGCAGTGGCAGAACCTCGCCACCGCGTGGCAACAGGGTCACGTCGGTTACTACCTCGGCAACACGGCGATCATCGCTGCCGGTACGGCGCTCGGCTCGCTGATCGTCTGTACGACGGCCGGCTACGTACTGAGTGTGCTCCGGCCGCGTTGGGGTTCAGTGCTGTCCGCGGCGATTCTGGTCACGCTGTTCGTGCCGCACATCGTTTCGCTCGTCCCGCTGTATCTGACCGTGCTGAAGCTGCCGGTCGTCCATACCAACCTGACGAACACGTTCTGGGCCGTCTGGCTGCCTCCGGCCGCCAGCGCGTTCAACGTGCTGATCGTGAAGCGCTTCTTCGACAGCATCCCGCGGGAGTACTTCGAAGCGGCCAGGATCGACGGCGCCGGCTCGCTGCGGGTGTTCACCGCACTGGTGCTCCCGCTGTCGCGCCCGATCCTCGGTGTGGTTCTGCTGCTCAGCATCATCTCCTCGTGGAAGGACTATCTGTGGCCTTTGCTGGTGCTGACGAATCCGGATCTGCAGCCGATCTCGGTGGCCTTGCCGAAGATCGCGAAGGTGACGGAGCTCAACATCCAGTTGGCGGGGCTGTTCCTGGCCCTGCTGATCCCGGTGGCGCTGTTCCTCGTCTTCCAGCGGGCGTTCCTGCGGGGCGTCGGTCTGTCCGGCGGGATCAAGGCGTGA
- a CDS encoding NAD-dependent epimerase/dehydratase family protein, which produces MTRVLVTGADGSIGRAAVAGLCDAGYGVTGLSLGYDHASPADRPLVGDARSPVDVSAALEDVDAVLHLAAIPHPSLGTPEEVFENNVAATFNVLAQAGQRGIGRAVIASSINAFGVPMNVNPVVPAYYPLDEDVPVDITDAYSLSKYVDEQTARMAWRRWGTDVIALRFPLVKSQQHLLRFRATAERDPSSMAREGWAYLDLRDGVRAIIAALECETPGAHVVGLAAADILIDRPTDELLREYAPTVPLRRPVAGRGSLVDTSRARQLLGFVPRYSIHTGDQAVSAITS; this is translated from the coding sequence GTGACCCGGGTCCTGGTCACCGGTGCGGACGGATCGATCGGCCGGGCCGCCGTGGCCGGCCTGTGCGACGCCGGGTACGGCGTGACCGGGCTGTCGCTGGGGTACGACCACGCGAGTCCGGCAGACCGTCCGCTGGTGGGCGATGCGCGATCACCCGTCGATGTCAGTGCGGCCCTCGAGGACGTGGATGCCGTCCTGCACCTGGCCGCGATCCCGCATCCGAGCCTCGGTACGCCGGAGGAGGTGTTCGAGAACAATGTCGCCGCGACCTTCAACGTGCTGGCCCAGGCCGGCCAGCGCGGGATCGGCCGGGCCGTGATCGCGAGCAGCATCAACGCGTTCGGCGTACCGATGAACGTGAACCCGGTGGTCCCGGCGTACTACCCGCTCGACGAGGACGTGCCGGTGGACATCACCGATGCCTACTCGCTGTCCAAGTACGTGGACGAGCAGACGGCCCGGATGGCCTGGCGGCGCTGGGGCACCGACGTGATCGCCCTGCGTTTCCCGCTGGTGAAGTCGCAGCAGCACCTGCTGCGGTTCCGGGCCACCGCGGAACGCGACCCGTCGTCGATGGCTCGGGAAGGCTGGGCCTACCTCGACCTGCGCGACGGGGTCCGGGCGATCATCGCGGCGCTCGAATGCGAGACACCCGGCGCGCACGTGGTCGGACTTGCCGCTGCCGACATCCTGATCGACCGCCCGACGGACGAACTGCTCCGCGAGTACGCCCCGACGGTTCCGCTGCGGCGTCCGGTCGCCGGTCGCGGGTCGCTGGTCGACACCTCCCGGGCTCGGCAGCTCCTCGGGTTCGTGCCGCGCTACTCGATCCACACCGGCGATCAGGCGGTGTCCGCGATCACCAGTTGA
- a CDS encoding LacI family DNA-binding transcriptional regulator, translated as MADQLITLSDVANAAGVSLSTASKALNGTDRISAATREHVRVTADRLGFRHNALARSFARGRSQTIGVLTHRASNPFSRVVLATVAAELGAKEQAVLLYDARMDEQDITESVLQLRARRIDGVIVIGTGTSFPTPSLTNRFEVPVINAFTVTEDPGDVTITADDVAIGRLAATHLLAGGRRRIVHLTAEPHDLAAQRRAEGAREVLAAAGLDWATPVRFGRWREEWGEEAATEVLAAVPDVDAVFCGSDAIARGAERVIRASGRRVPDDVALIGVDNWEQLMHDQRVRRHLTTIDVGLEEIGRLVADRLLEPDLEPGIQYAVPQLVIADTA; from the coding sequence ATGGCCGACCAGCTGATCACCCTGTCCGACGTGGCGAACGCGGCTGGGGTTTCGCTGTCGACGGCCTCCAAAGCTCTCAACGGCACCGACCGGATCTCGGCCGCGACCCGCGAGCACGTGCGCGTCACCGCGGACCGGCTCGGCTTCCGGCACAACGCGCTGGCCCGCTCCTTCGCCCGCGGCCGCAGCCAGACCATCGGCGTCCTCACCCACCGCGCCTCGAACCCGTTCAGCCGGGTCGTGCTGGCCACTGTCGCCGCCGAACTGGGCGCCAAGGAGCAGGCCGTCCTGCTGTACGACGCCCGGATGGACGAGCAGGACATCACCGAGAGCGTCCTGCAGTTGCGCGCCCGCCGGATCGACGGCGTGATCGTGATCGGCACCGGTACGTCCTTCCCGACCCCGTCGCTGACGAACCGGTTCGAGGTCCCGGTGATCAACGCCTTCACCGTCACCGAGGACCCCGGAGACGTCACGATCACCGCGGACGACGTCGCCATCGGCCGACTCGCCGCGACCCACCTGCTGGCCGGCGGCCGCCGCCGGATCGTCCACCTCACCGCCGAGCCGCACGACCTCGCCGCGCAGCGCCGAGCGGAGGGCGCCCGCGAAGTGCTCGCCGCGGCCGGCCTCGACTGGGCGACGCCGGTTCGCTTCGGCCGCTGGCGCGAGGAATGGGGCGAGGAGGCCGCGACCGAGGTGCTCGCCGCGGTGCCCGACGTGGACGCGGTCTTCTGCGGCAGCGATGCGATCGCCCGCGGCGCCGAGCGGGTGATCCGGGCCAGCGGCCGCCGGGTGCCCGACGACGTCGCGCTGATCGGCGTCGACAACTGGGAGCAGCTGATGCACGACCAGCGGGTCCGCCGGCACCTGACCACCATCGACGTCGGGCTCGAGGAGATCGGCCGGCTGGTGGCGGACCGCCTGCTCGAGCCCGACCTCGAGCCGGGCATCCAGTACGCCGTACCTCAACTGGTGATCGCGGACACCGCCTGA
- a CDS encoding helix-turn-helix domain-containing protein, whose protein sequence is MLTLDGYLLARRTRFSLAVDSYDTWCLLLPRTGAFTFEVSDGSSGVARFGDLVICPPGGTLRRRMVRPTSFFHARFSTELEPPAGCTRLPDLERLRADLAMLDTAEGHADVVAAHVVTDLVLMTLRAHRDAPGDELVRRATTYLLEHFASPDLSLADLAAALGISPGQLSRRFKAVQGITPVAYLRSLRLQKARELLTETDATLQTIAERCGYRSAFYLSRVFTRHTGHPPSHHRNANRV, encoded by the coding sequence ATGCTGACGCTGGACGGCTACCTGCTGGCACGCCGGACGCGGTTCAGCCTCGCCGTCGACAGCTACGACACCTGGTGCCTGCTGCTGCCGCGCACCGGAGCCTTCACCTTCGAGGTGTCGGACGGGAGCTCAGGTGTGGCGAGATTCGGCGACCTCGTAATCTGCCCGCCGGGTGGCACCCTGCGGCGCCGGATGGTGAGACCGACGTCGTTCTTCCACGCGCGCTTTAGCACCGAACTCGAGCCGCCGGCCGGTTGCACCCGGCTCCCCGACCTCGAGCGGCTCCGCGCCGATCTGGCGATGCTCGACACTGCCGAGGGGCACGCCGATGTGGTGGCCGCACACGTCGTCACCGACCTCGTCTTGATGACGCTGCGGGCGCACCGGGACGCTCCCGGCGACGAGCTGGTCCGGCGCGCCACGACGTACCTCCTCGAACACTTCGCCTCGCCGGATCTCTCCCTCGCCGACCTGGCCGCGGCCCTCGGCATCAGTCCCGGGCAGCTGTCCCGGCGCTTCAAGGCCGTGCAAGGAATCACCCCGGTCGCCTACCTGCGAAGCCTCCGCCTCCAGAAGGCCCGCGAACTCCTGACCGAGACCGACGCGACCCTTCAGACCATCGCCGAACGCTGCGGCTACCGAAGCGCCTTCTACCTCAGTCGCGTCTTCACCCGCCACACCGGCCACCCGCCGTCCCACCACCGCAACGCCAACCGGGTCTGA
- a CDS encoding FAD-dependent oxidoreductase, which produces MTTTVDVCVYGGTAAGCVAAMTAHQEGASVVLIEPGSRLGGMLGAGIKPRQDCPIPAAVGGLTSDVVFGFGDHPHEVMRAFHRWIASTDIEVIFERRVRSVTREGNRIASIRLETSQPDRWGVPLPASESVPDGEVRAAVFIDASYEGDLMARADVPYRIGRESQDAFGEELAGVRPVTNWTPIDPYVVPGDSTSGLLPLLDPDHGLPVGAGDSYTQAYNYRFYVTTDPARRALLTPPDDYSPDQYELVRRYVAHLSNDLEALRGIFPGWINSGEYNYQRSSLITNAPLGVSREYQDGTWDDRSRIWRGHLDYLRGLHHFLSTDPSVLEEFRAETAAYGLDASVFPETDGWPPQLYVRATRRLEGRYTVTHADVINQTDPGDGIGLALFGVDVYPVRRIPYRDPATGELGVATEGDMFIGGHLGTGEPYPVPYRAVVPRQADCGNLLVPVCLSASHIGYAATRMEPVFCVLAESAAVAAVQALRAQTDVQAVDITKLQSRIVERGQVIAWESEESVSPRLPE; this is translated from the coding sequence ATGACGACAACGGTTGATGTCTGTGTCTACGGAGGTACTGCGGCGGGGTGCGTCGCCGCGATGACGGCGCATCAGGAGGGCGCGTCCGTCGTCCTCATCGAGCCCGGGAGCCGACTCGGCGGCATGCTCGGTGCGGGCATCAAACCGCGCCAGGACTGCCCGATCCCGGCCGCGGTCGGCGGGCTGACCAGTGACGTGGTGTTCGGCTTCGGCGACCATCCGCACGAGGTGATGCGCGCGTTCCACCGCTGGATCGCGAGTACGGACATCGAGGTGATCTTCGAGCGCCGTGTTCGTTCGGTCACCCGGGAGGGCAACCGCATCGCGTCGATCCGGTTGGAGACCTCGCAGCCCGACCGGTGGGGCGTGCCGCTGCCCGCTTCGGAGTCCGTCCCCGACGGTGAAGTCCGGGCAGCCGTCTTCATCGACGCGTCGTACGAAGGCGATCTGATGGCACGGGCTGACGTGCCCTACCGGATCGGGCGCGAGTCGCAGGACGCCTTCGGCGAAGAGCTCGCCGGCGTCCGGCCGGTCACCAACTGGACACCGATCGACCCGTACGTCGTACCGGGTGACAGCACGAGTGGTCTGCTCCCGCTGCTCGACCCCGATCACGGCCTCCCGGTCGGAGCGGGGGACAGCTACACGCAGGCCTACAACTATCGCTTCTACGTCACCACCGACCCGGCCCGCCGCGCCCTGCTGACCCCGCCCGACGACTATTCCCCCGACCAGTACGAACTGGTACGCCGGTACGTCGCGCATCTCTCGAACGACCTGGAAGCACTCCGCGGCATCTTTCCGGGCTGGATCAACTCCGGCGAGTACAACTACCAGCGCTCATCGCTGATCACGAACGCTCCACTGGGAGTCAGTCGCGAGTACCAGGACGGCACCTGGGACGACCGGTCGAGAATCTGGCGCGGGCACCTTGACTACCTCCGCGGCCTGCACCACTTCCTGTCGACCGATCCGTCCGTACTGGAGGAGTTTCGCGCCGAGACGGCCGCCTACGGTCTCGATGCGAGTGTCTTCCCCGAGACCGACGGCTGGCCGCCGCAGCTCTACGTGCGGGCGACCCGCCGGCTCGAGGGGAGGTACACCGTGACGCACGCCGACGTGATCAACCAGACCGACCCCGGCGACGGCATCGGCCTCGCGTTGTTCGGCGTCGACGTCTATCCGGTACGGCGAATCCCGTATCGCGACCCGGCGACCGGAGAACTCGGGGTGGCCACCGAGGGCGACATGTTCATCGGCGGGCACCTGGGAACGGGGGAGCCGTACCCGGTCCCTTACCGGGCGGTCGTCCCGCGGCAGGCGGACTGCGGCAACCTCCTCGTCCCGGTCTGCCTGTCCGCGAGCCACATCGGCTATGCCGCCACCCGGATGGAGCCGGTCTTCTGTGTCCTGGCCGAGTCCGCCGCGGTCGCCGCTGTGCAGGCGCTGCGGGCGCAGACCGACGTACAAGCTGTCGACATCACCAAGCTGCAAAGCCGAATCGTCGAACGCGGCCAAGTGATCGCCTGGGAGTCCGAGGAGAGCGTCAGTCCCCGCTTGCCAGAATGA
- a CDS encoding FAD-dependent oxidoreductase produces the protein MHEQDCPVLVVGGGLGGIAAALTAARLGHRVVLTEETDWLGGQLTAQAVPPDEHPWIDSQYASPSYRDLRNRIRDYYRRNYPLRPEPARNPVLNPGLGFVSRLCHEPRVAVAVIDELLAPYRSAGLVTTLLRHRPVSAAATGDRVEAVTFRRLTDGLDVTVSAAYVIDATELGDVLELAGVEHIIGAEGNDQTGEPHAPAQADPLDQQAVSWCFPLEHRDGEDHVIDRPAGYDHWRTTAAPFWPGPQLSWVDVDPVELKPRERRIFDGDPDAAFVLDHWHYRRILARSQFAGELIRSDVTLVNWPQIDYWELPLLGVDAATTQRALAGARDLSLSFLYWMQTEAPRPDGGTGYPGLRLRPDVVDTADGLAKAVYVRESRRIQAEFTVLEQHVGVEARGRDAGSEVFPDSVGIGSYRIDLHPSTAGRTYVDVDSFPFQIPLGALIPVRVDNLLPANKNLGTTHITNGCYRLHPVEWSIGEAAGALAAQALATNRPPRDIRNDARRLDDFRAVLAGPLGIPLAWSDEIRTHHANWQPSKS, from the coding sequence ATGCACGAGCAGGACTGCCCGGTGCTCGTTGTCGGTGGCGGCCTCGGCGGGATCGCCGCGGCCCTGACGGCGGCGCGGCTGGGCCACCGAGTGGTGCTGACCGAGGAGACCGACTGGCTCGGCGGGCAACTCACGGCGCAGGCCGTGCCACCGGACGAGCATCCGTGGATCGACTCGCAGTACGCGTCGCCGAGCTATCGCGACCTGCGCAACCGGATCCGGGACTACTACCGCCGCAACTATCCGCTGCGCCCGGAGCCGGCCAGGAACCCGGTCTTGAATCCCGGCCTCGGCTTCGTCAGCCGGCTCTGCCACGAGCCGCGGGTGGCCGTGGCGGTGATCGACGAACTGCTCGCGCCGTACCGCTCGGCCGGCCTGGTGACGACCCTGCTCCGGCACCGGCCCGTCTCGGCCGCCGCAACCGGCGACCGGGTCGAGGCGGTAACGTTCCGGCGGCTGACCGACGGGCTCGACGTCACTGTCTCGGCCGCCTACGTCATCGATGCCACCGAGCTCGGTGACGTGCTCGAACTGGCCGGGGTCGAGCACATCATCGGGGCCGAAGGCAACGACCAGACCGGTGAGCCACACGCACCCGCGCAGGCGGATCCGCTCGACCAGCAGGCGGTCAGCTGGTGTTTCCCGCTCGAGCACCGCGACGGCGAGGACCACGTCATCGATCGCCCGGCCGGCTACGACCACTGGCGGACCACCGCGGCGCCGTTCTGGCCAGGGCCGCAGTTGTCCTGGGTGGACGTCGACCCCGTCGAGCTGAAGCCCAGGGAGCGCCGGATCTTCGACGGCGATCCGGACGCCGCCTTCGTGCTCGATCATTGGCACTACCGGCGGATCCTGGCCCGGAGTCAGTTCGCGGGAGAGCTCATCCGTTCGGACGTCACCCTCGTCAACTGGCCGCAGATCGACTACTGGGAGCTGCCTCTCCTCGGGGTGGATGCGGCGACGACACAGCGCGCGCTGGCGGGAGCACGCGATCTCTCCCTGTCCTTCCTGTACTGGATGCAGACCGAAGCTCCGCGCCCGGACGGTGGCACCGGCTATCCCGGACTACGCCTGCGACCCGACGTCGTCGACACCGCCGACGGCCTCGCGAAGGCCGTGTACGTCCGGGAATCACGCCGCATCCAGGCCGAGTTCACCGTGCTGGAACAACACGTCGGGGTCGAGGCGCGCGGCCGGGACGCGGGCTCGGAGGTGTTCCCCGACAGCGTCGGCATCGGGTCGTACCGGATCGACCTGCATCCGAGTACCGCCGGCCGGACCTACGTCGACGTCGACAGCTTTCCGTTCCAGATCCCACTGGGCGCCTTGATCCCGGTCCGGGTGGACAACCTGCTGCCCGCGAACAAGAACCTCGGCACCACCCACATCACCAACGGCTGTTACCGGCTGCACCCGGTCGAGTGGAGCATCGGCGAGGCTGCCGGTGCACTGGCCGCTCAGGCGCTGGCCACCAACCGGCCGCCGCGGGACATCCGCAACGATGCGCGCCGGCTGGACGATTTCCGCGCGGTGCTGGCGGGCCCGCTCGGCATTCCGCTGGCCTGGTCCGACGAGATTCGTACCCACCATGCCAACTGGCAGCCGTCCAAGAGCTGA